The following proteins are co-located in the Bacteroidota bacterium genome:
- a CDS encoding carboxylesterase family protein gives MKRILLIFSLIAINSNFIFGQIDTANGRYYQQIFPNVTLSSNIVYGSNTKSNNTSQTLLLDIYEPTGDTVAQRPLIILAHGGSFIGGTKTEQDMVEMSNRFAKMGYVVASIEYRVGFYPFDSINAIKAVIRAVQDMKASIRFFRKAPQTYRIHPNYIFAGGSSAGAFMGLHTAYMDKEAEAYQLISASALTALGGLDGNSGNPGYSSKVSGVINLCGAMGLANWIEAEDPPFVSTHGTQDGTVPYGTARIYVAGFPIMVVEGSSSLKIHAATIPVVNPFHTYEGAGHVPYLGTSASQVAYMDTTIDFVRDFLRPLLGGASSISVNQIDQKSTLKIFPNPVHDHIIVSFEEDMKSPRAEVYSFNGAFVKSYPLTSKNTLHLNLDTGVYFIKILDGELVLKTEKIVVN, from the coding sequence ATGAAGAGAATTTTACTTATTTTTTCTTTAATTGCTATTAACAGCAATTTCATTTTCGGACAAATTGATACTGCCAATGGCAGATATTATCAGCAAATTTTCCCTAATGTTACCTTAAGCAGCAATATTGTTTATGGCTCCAATACAAAATCAAACAACACTTCTCAAACTCTTTTACTGGATATTTATGAGCCAACAGGAGATACAGTTGCTCAGCGTCCTTTAATTATTTTGGCTCATGGTGGAAGTTTTATAGGTGGAACAAAAACAGAACAAGACATGGTGGAAATGAGCAACCGTTTTGCCAAAATGGGTTATGTTGTTGCCTCCATTGAATACAGGGTAGGATTTTATCCTTTTGATTCAATTAACGCCATTAAAGCAGTAATAAGGGCTGTTCAGGACATGAAAGCTTCTATCCGTTTTTTTAGAAAGGCTCCGCAGACTTATAGAATTCATCCGAATTATATTTTTGCAGGAGGTAGTTCAGCAGGTGCTTTTATGGGTTTACATACTGCATATATGGACAAGGAAGCTGAAGCTTATCAGCTTATTTCAGCCTCAGCATTAACAGCCCTTGGGGGATTAGATGGAAACAGTGGCAATCCGGGATATTCAAGTAAAGTTTCTGGTGTTATTAATTTATGTGGGGCTATGGGTCTAGCAAATTGGATAGAAGCAGAAGATCCTCCATTTGTGAGTACACATGGCACTCAAGATGGAACTGTTCCTTATGGCACTGCAAGAATTTATGTTGCTGGTTTCCCAATTATGGTTGTTGAGGGAAGTTCATCTTTAAAAATACATGCCGCTACTATTCCTGTAGTAAATCCTTTTCATACTTATGAAGGAGCTGGTCATGTACCTTATCTTGGAACCTCTGCAAGCCAGGTTGCATATATGGATACAACAATTGATTTTGTTCGTGATTTTTTAAGGCCATTATTGGGAGGAGCTTCCAGTATTTCTGTGAATCAGATAGATCAAAAATCTACACTTAAAATATTTCCAAATCCTGTTCATGACCATATCATTGTTTCCTTTGAAGAAGATATGAAATCTCCAAGAGCTGAGGTTTACAGTTTCAATGGTGCTTTTGTAAAAAGTTATCCCCTTACAAGTAAAAACACACTTCATTTAAACCTGGATACTGGTGTTTATTTCATCAAAATACTTGATGGTGAATTGGTTTTAAAAACGGAAAAGATTGTTGTTAACTAA
- a CDS encoding outer membrane protein transport protein, with protein MISAVSTVKAGGFQVNLQGQKQAGMGHTGTCLTYDASSLFFNPGSISFLKDRYNFSVGGSYIVPSTYYQEKSPGVYNERMVVFPSTPFSVYGTARFLQDKITFGIGVYTPFGSRGIWDDQWKGRFIIQEIALKMIYVQPTLSWKVSDKLAIGGGFIYSFGDFYLRKSLPLQDSEGNYGTAEIKGSGTGYGYSGGIFYKVNEKLAIGLSYRSAVTMNLSQGNAVFEVPSYLEASFPSGNLTGSLKLPGTASAGLSYQYSEKLLLAFDFNYVQWSSYDTLSIDLENNTEKLEDINSPKLFKDSYIIRIGGQYNVSQSLNIRLGTYFDKSPVPDDLLGPETPDMSKLAFTSGMSYLIKKRLSIDLSFLWIEGLKRNFENTETGFAGTFKSRGFVSGIGVSFSF; from the coding sequence ATGATTTCTGCTGTTTCCACAGTTAAAGCAGGGGGATTCCAGGTAAACCTGCAGGGTCAAAAACAAGCAGGCATGGGCCATACCGGGACCTGCCTTACTTATGATGCCTCCTCACTCTTTTTCAATCCAGGGTCTATTTCCTTTTTAAAAGACAGATATAATTTTTCTGTTGGCGGAAGTTATATTGTACCAAGTACCTATTATCAGGAAAAATCACCAGGGGTATATAATGAACGTATGGTGGTATTTCCAAGTACACCGTTTTCAGTTTATGGAACAGCAAGATTTTTACAAGATAAAATAACATTTGGCATAGGTGTATATACACCCTTTGGAAGTCGTGGAATTTGGGATGACCAATGGAAAGGTAGGTTTATAATCCAGGAAATAGCTTTAAAAATGATTTATGTTCAACCCACTTTATCCTGGAAGGTTTCCGATAAACTTGCAATAGGTGGGGGTTTCATTTATTCCTTTGGCGATTTTTATTTAAGGAAATCTTTGCCTTTACAGGATTCTGAAGGAAATTATGGAACAGCTGAAATTAAAGGAAGTGGAACCGGATATGGTTATAGTGGAGGGATTTTCTATAAGGTAAATGAAAAATTAGCAATCGGATTAAGCTATAGAAGTGCAGTTACTATGAATCTAAGTCAGGGGAATGCTGTTTTTGAAGTTCCCTCTTATCTTGAGGCTTCTTTTCCTTCAGGTAATTTAACCGGTTCGTTAAAACTCCCAGGAACAGCCTCTGCTGGTTTATCGTATCAATATTCGGAGAAATTGTTGCTGGCCTTTGATTTTAATTACGTTCAATGGTCATCTTATGATACCTTATCAATAGATTTGGAAAACAATACAGAGAAACTAGAGGACATTAATTCACCAAAACTATTTAAGGATTCTTATATCATTCGAATAGGAGGACAATACAATGTATCCCAATCGTTAAATATAAGATTAGGAACTTATTTTGATAAATCTCCGGTTCCTGATGATTTACTTGGGCCTGAAACACCAGATATGTCAAAATTGGCATTTACTTCCGGCATGAGTTACCTAATTAAAAAAAGACTTAGTATAGACTTATCATTCTTATGGATTGAGGGTTTAAAGCGAAATTTTGAAAATACTGAAACAGGGTTTGCCGGAACATTTAAATCCCGTGGTTTTGTTTCTGGAATAGGAGTATCATTTAGTTTTTAA
- a CDS encoding ribulose-phosphate 3-epimerase — protein MKTPFIAPSILSADFANIQRDVEMINQSEADYFHVDIMDGIFVPNISFGFPVVKAIKKHAQKPLDVHLMIVEPEKYIQEFKDAGAAILTVHLEASTHLHRTVSAIKAAGMKAGVAINPHTPVSLLQDIIADIDLVCVMSVNPGFGGQKFIENTYNKVRQLKNMILSSNSLAKIEIDGGVDMNNALELIKAGADVLVAGNTVFSSSDPIKTIAQLKALGVQGGH, from the coding sequence ATGAAAACCCCTTTTATAGCCCCTTCTATTTTATCTGCTGATTTTGCCAATATTCAACGTGATGTTGAAATGATTAATCAAAGTGAAGCTGATTATTTTCATGTAGATATAATGGATGGTATATTTGTACCTAATATTTCATTTGGTTTTCCTGTAGTTAAGGCCATAAAAAAGCATGCTCAAAAGCCCCTTGATGTGCATTTGATGATAGTTGAACCAGAGAAATACATCCAAGAATTTAAAGATGCTGGCGCTGCTATATTGACTGTTCATCTGGAAGCTTCCACACATCTTCACAGGACTGTTTCAGCCATAAAAGCCGCTGGAATGAAAGCTGGAGTGGCAATTAATCCGCACACTCCTGTAAGTTTACTTCAGGATATTATTGCGGATATTGATTTGGTTTGTGTTATGTCTGTAAATCCGGGTTTCGGAGGGCAGAAATTTATTGAAAACACCTACAATAAAGTAAGGCAGTTGAAAAATATGATTTTATCTTCAAACTCTTTGGCAAAAATTGAAATTGATGGAGGCGTTGACATGAATAACGCTTTGGAATTGATAAAAGCAGGAGCTGATGTTTTGGTTGCAGGAAACACAGTGTTTTCATCATCTGATCCAATTAAAACAATTGCCCAATTAAAAGCCCTAGGTGTGCAAGGAGGCCACTGA
- a CDS encoding sigma-70 family RNA polymerase sigma factor: MRQLKIAKQVTNRDTASLDKYLLEIGKVNLISAEEEVELAVKIRQGDQAALEKLTKANLRFVVSVSKQYQNQGLSLPDLINEGNLGLIKAAMRFDETRGFKFISYAVWWIRQAILQAMAEQARIVRLPLNKIGAINKINRTFSNLEQSNEREPTYAEIAQELEINEDEVKESFKISGRHISMDAPLTAGEDEGGSLYDLMYNDDVDSPEKGLLKDSLRKEINRALATLTTREADIVKYYYGLGGEYAMTLEEIGEKFDLTRERVRQIKEKAIRRLKHTSRSRILKTYLG, from the coding sequence ATGAGACAATTAAAAATAGCTAAACAGGTAACCAATCGAGATACTGCATCACTTGATAAATACCTGCTTGAAATTGGAAAAGTAAATCTGATATCTGCTGAGGAAGAAGTTGAGTTGGCTGTAAAAATAAGACAAGGCGACCAGGCAGCATTAGAAAAACTTACCAAGGCTAATTTAAGATTTGTGGTTTCAGTTTCAAAACAATACCAAAATCAAGGACTAAGTCTTCCTGACCTAATTAATGAAGGAAATTTGGGTTTAATAAAGGCCGCCATGCGTTTTGATGAAACGCGTGGGTTTAAGTTTATTTCCTATGCAGTATGGTGGATCAGGCAAGCAATCCTTCAGGCAATGGCTGAACAGGCAAGAATAGTTCGACTTCCATTGAATAAAATCGGAGCTATAAATAAAATAAATCGTACATTTTCTAATCTGGAACAATCCAATGAAAGAGAGCCAACCTATGCTGAAATAGCCCAGGAACTTGAAATAAATGAGGATGAGGTAAAGGAATCATTTAAAATTAGTGGCAGGCATATTTCAATGGATGCCCCTTTAACTGCAGGAGAGGATGAAGGTGGAAGTCTTTATGATTTAATGTACAATGATGATGTTGACAGTCCTGAAAAAGGTCTTTTAAAAGATTCCCTCAGAAAGGAAATTAACCGTGCCCTGGCAACCCTTACCACACGTGAGGCAGACATTGTTAAATACTATTACGGACTAGGTGGGGAATATGCAATGACACTTGAGGAAATTGGTGAAAAATTTGATCTAACCAGAGAACGCGTAAGACAAATAAAAGAAAAAGCCATAAGAAGATTAAAACATACTTCAAGAAGCCGGATTTTAAAAACATATTTAGGTTAA
- a CDS encoding murein L,D-transpeptidase catalytic domain family protein, with product MRIPSTIHTCKFLPLFMVLFFLSPNFSNSVNINHTNIKTNSFFLNEKAVSVFQQLNIADLDFGAFKAAYNGYSILEKEGKLKNKILSVIDFSKSSNTQRMYVIDMELLELKYQTLVSHGKDSGEEYAKIFSNVLNSNKSSIGFYLTGETYSGKHGYSLRLDGIEESNSAARDRAIVMHSANYATSDFIKKNGRLGRSQGCPALPPLISKQVIDLIKEGSCLFIYYPCLKYLSTSDLLKNQN from the coding sequence ATGAGAATACCCAGTACGATTCATACCTGCAAATTTCTTCCGCTTTTTATGGTTCTTTTTTTTCTTTCTCCAAATTTTAGTAATTCAGTAAATATTAACCATACAAACATCAAGACAAATTCATTTTTTTTAAATGAAAAAGCAGTATCGGTTTTTCAACAGCTGAATATTGCTGACCTGGATTTTGGGGCATTTAAAGCTGCATACAATGGATATTCAATTCTTGAAAAAGAAGGTAAACTAAAAAACAAAATACTTTCAGTAATTGATTTTAGCAAATCTTCAAATACTCAAAGAATGTATGTAATAGACATGGAATTACTTGAACTGAAATATCAAACCCTTGTATCTCATGGAAAGGATTCGGGTGAGGAGTACGCAAAGATCTTTTCTAATGTTCTTAATTCCAATAAAAGCAGTATTGGATTTTACCTTACTGGCGAAACATATAGCGGAAAACATGGATATTCATTGAGACTTGATGGAATTGAAGAAAGTAACAGCGCGGCCAGGGATAGGGCAATTGTAATGCACAGTGCTAATTACGCTACCAGCGATTTTATTAAAAAAAATGGCCGTTTAGGAAGAAGCCAGGGATGTCCTGCTTTGCCTCCATTAATTAGCAAGCAAGTAATTGATTTAATAAAAGAGGGTTCCTGCCTTTTCATTTATTACCCTTGTCTGAAGTATCTTTCCACCTCGGATTTGTTAAAAAATCAGAATTGA
- a CDS encoding ATP-binding cassette domain-containing protein — protein sequence MISVSNLSLRYGKRVLFDEVSLKFIPGNCYGLIGANGAGKSTFLKILSGEVDQTTGQVSITPGERMSVLKQNHFEFDEFPVLETVIMGNKKIYQIMQEKEAVYAKPDFSEADGIKAAELETLFAEMNGWNAESDAANMLSDLGVKEELHNRKMSDLNGKEKVRVLLAQALFGNPEILLLDEPTNDLDVETIAWLENFLADFQNTVIVVSHDRHFLDAVCTHVADIDFGKIQLYTGNYSFWYESSQLALRQRSDQNKKVEDKRKELQDFIERFSANASKSKQATSRKKLLGKLVVDEIQASNRKYPGIVFKPDRDCGDQILAVEKLSKKSEDGNVYFSDITFTLTKGDKVAFLAKDHLAIREFFEILLGQKTADKGEFNWGSTITTSYLPNENHGYFEEKDMNLIDWLRQYSKDKEETYIRGFLGKMLFSGEETLKKSSVLSGGEKVRCMLSRMMLTNANCLILDEPTNHLDLESITSINNALKDWKHITLFTSHDHELVQTVANRIIELTPKGIIDKRMSYDEYLEDENIKALRIKMHA from the coding sequence ATGATTTCAGTATCCAACCTTTCCCTACGCTATGGCAAACGCGTATTATTTGATGAAGTAAGCTTAAAATTTATACCGGGTAATTGTTACGGACTTATTGGGGCAAATGGTGCCGGTAAATCAACATTTCTTAAAATCCTGTCTGGTGAAGTTGATCAAACTACCGGACAGGTTTCCATAACCCCGGGTGAACGAATGAGTGTTTTAAAACAAAATCATTTCGAGTTTGATGAATTTCCTGTTTTAGAAACTGTAATTATGGGTAACAAAAAGATTTACCAAATAATGCAGGAAAAAGAAGCTGTTTATGCTAAGCCAGATTTTAGTGAAGCCGATGGAATTAAAGCAGCTGAACTGGAAACTTTATTTGCAGAAATGAACGGATGGAATGCTGAGAGCGATGCTGCAAATATGTTAAGCGATCTTGGTGTGAAGGAAGAATTACACAACAGGAAAATGAGTGATTTAAATGGAAAGGAAAAAGTACGGGTTTTACTTGCACAGGCATTGTTTGGAAATCCTGAAATTCTTTTGCTGGATGAGCCTACCAATGATCTTGACGTGGAAACTATAGCCTGGCTTGAAAACTTTCTTGCTGATTTTCAAAATACGGTTATCGTTGTTTCTCACGATCGTCACTTTCTCGATGCAGTATGTACTCATGTTGCCGATATTGACTTTGGAAAAATACAACTTTATACAGGTAATTATTCTTTTTGGTATGAATCAAGCCAACTGGCACTTCGTCAAAGATCTGATCAAAACAAAAAAGTTGAAGATAAACGAAAGGAGTTGCAGGATTTTATTGAAAGATTTAGTGCCAATGCATCCAAATCAAAACAAGCAACAAGTCGTAAAAAACTGTTGGGGAAATTGGTAGTAGATGAAATTCAAGCTTCAAACCGAAAATACCCCGGTATTGTTTTCAAACCGGATAGAGATTGTGGTGACCAGATTTTAGCTGTTGAAAAACTTTCTAAAAAATCAGAGGATGGAAATGTATACTTCTCCGACATTACTTTTACCCTCACAAAGGGTGACAAAGTAGCTTTCCTGGCTAAAGATCATCTGGCCATAAGAGAATTCTTTGAAATATTGCTGGGACAGAAAACAGCAGATAAGGGAGAATTTAACTGGGGAAGCACTATTACAACTTCCTATCTTCCCAATGAAAATCACGGATATTTTGAAGAAAAAGACATGAACCTGATAGATTGGTTACGTCAATATTCAAAGGACAAAGAGGAAACATACATTCGGGGATTTCTTGGAAAAATGTTGTTTTCCGGAGAAGAAACGTTAAAAAAATCAAGTGTCCTTTCAGGAGGTGAAAAAGTGCGTTGTATGCTTTCCCGCATGATGCTTACCAATGCCAATTGCCTTATTTTGGATGAGCCAACCAATCACCTTGACCTGGAATCAATCACTTCCATAAACAATGCTTTGAAAGACTGGAAACACATTACATTGTTCACCTCTCATGATCATGAACTAGTGCAAACAGTTGCAAATAGGATAATAGAACTTACTCCAAAAGGTATTATTGACAAGCGTATGTCTTATGATGAATATCTTGAGGATGAAAATATTAAAGCACTTAGAATAAAAATGCATGCTTAA
- the cphA gene encoding cyanophycin synthetase encodes MKILETNVMRGPNYWSVFRHKLIVMKLDIEEMENHPTNKIEGFSERLEKMFPSMYEHFCSENKEGGFFLRVKEGTWMGHVIEHIALEIQKLAGMDVKFGRTRNTGEKGIYYVVFSYMEEEAGLFAAKSAVKIAQSLIDGEDYDLEADLQEMREIREEERLGPSTGSIVEEAQNRGIPSVRLNRSSLVMLGYGINQKRVQATITSTTSNIAVDIACNKEETKYLLEKANIPTPKGRIVSTVNQLKNAIVSLGFPLVIKPINGNHGKGATINIKKSQEAYDAFDAAQKYSKTVIVEKFIEGFDFRLLVINYKLVAAAKRTPAHVVGDGKSTIQTLIDVTNSDPRRGYAHEKSLTAIKIESMSLNILKEKEFSLDSILPNGEILYLKSTANLSTGGTATDVTDMVHPSNVFLAERIARIIGLDICGIDIMATNLTVPIEENGGVVLEVNAAPGFRMHIAPTNGLPRNVAAPVIDMLFPPGANSTIPIIAVTGTNGKTTTTRLIAHMVKAVGYKVGYTTSEGIYIQNRLLEEGDCTGPQSAEFVLKDPTVDFAVLECARGGILRAGLGFSKCDVGIVTNISEDHLGDKFIENLEDMAAVKAVVPESVSTKGYAILNADDDLVYNMNKNLDCQIAYFSLNEDNPRIKKHCERGGIAAFIENGYVTISKGTWKIRIEKIINIPLTFSGKAMFMLENILPAVLAGFVRDFKVEDIRVALNTFIPAPTQNPGKMNHFQFRNFIVMVDSAHNTAGLAAMGKYLELIPENPKTGVMGVPLNRRKEDIIHMGRIAAQIFDELIIKESPKGDNISDQADWLIQGILMEKPGMTINRIANEEQAISQAVENAPVGSFIVICSESPQETIEIIKKYKEEEDQFLLMKQEFDLQY; translated from the coding sequence ATGAAAATTCTAGAAACAAATGTAATGCGTGGACCAAATTATTGGTCGGTATTCAGACACAAACTTATTGTTATGAAGTTGGATATTGAAGAAATGGAAAATCATCCCACGAATAAGATTGAAGGTTTTTCAGAAAGACTGGAAAAAATGTTTCCATCCATGTATGAACACTTTTGTTCTGAAAATAAGGAGGGTGGTTTTTTCTTAAGAGTAAAAGAGGGCACATGGATGGGTCATGTAATTGAACATATTGCATTAGAAATTCAGAAACTTGCAGGTATGGATGTTAAGTTCGGAAGAACTAGAAATACAGGTGAAAAGGGAATTTATTATGTTGTTTTTTCTTATATGGAGGAGGAGGCAGGTTTATTTGCTGCAAAATCAGCAGTTAAAATAGCCCAATCTTTAATTGATGGAGAGGATTATGATCTTGAAGCTGATTTACAGGAAATGCGCGAAATACGCGAGGAAGAAAGATTGGGCCCAAGTACAGGATCAATAGTTGAGGAAGCTCAAAACAGGGGAATACCTTCAGTACGGTTAAACAGGAGTTCGCTTGTAATGCTTGGATACGGCATAAATCAAAAACGTGTGCAAGCAACCATTACAAGTACTACAAGTAATATAGCCGTAGATATTGCATGCAATAAGGAGGAAACAAAGTATCTTCTGGAAAAAGCAAATATCCCAACTCCAAAAGGCAGGATAGTTTCAACAGTAAATCAGTTGAAAAATGCAATAGTTTCGCTGGGATTTCCCCTGGTGATAAAACCCATCAATGGTAATCATGGTAAAGGGGCTACCATTAACATTAAAAAATCACAGGAGGCTTATGATGCTTTTGATGCAGCCCAAAAATATTCCAAAACTGTTATTGTTGAAAAATTCATTGAAGGGTTTGATTTCAGGCTTTTGGTAATTAATTACAAGTTGGTAGCAGCAGCTAAAAGGACTCCTGCCCATGTTGTAGGTGATGGCAAATCTACGATTCAAACCTTAATTGATGTTACCAACAGTGACCCAAGAAGAGGTTATGCACATGAGAAGTCTCTTACTGCTATAAAAATTGAATCAATGTCTTTGAATATACTTAAAGAAAAGGAATTCTCATTAGACTCCATTCTTCCAAATGGAGAAATTCTTTACCTTAAATCCACTGCTAATTTAAGTACAGGAGGAACAGCTACGGATGTAACAGATATGGTACATCCCTCTAATGTTTTTCTTGCTGAACGCATAGCACGAATCATTGGTTTGGATATTTGCGGAATTGATATTATGGCAACTAATTTAACTGTGCCAATAGAAGAAAATGGTGGAGTTGTACTTGAAGTTAATGCTGCACCGGGCTTTAGGATGCATATTGCCCCTACGAATGGTTTGCCTCGTAATGTTGCTGCACCTGTTATAGATATGTTGTTTCCTCCAGGAGCAAATTCTACAATTCCTATTATAGCTGTTACCGGAACAAATGGCAAAACCACAACTACCCGTTTAATTGCTCATATGGTAAAAGCTGTGGGTTATAAAGTAGGTTATACTACATCCGAGGGTATATATATTCAAAACAGGCTTTTGGAGGAAGGAGATTGTACGGGGCCTCAGAGCGCAGAGTTTGTATTGAAGGATCCTACCGTAGATTTTGCCGTACTTGAATGTGCCAGAGGTGGAATTCTTCGCGCAGGACTTGGTTTTTCCAAATGCGATGTAGGAATTGTCACCAATATTTCTGAAGACCATTTAGGAGATAAATTTATTGAAAATCTTGAAGATATGGCAGCAGTTAAGGCAGTAGTCCCAGAGAGTGTTTCTACAAAGGGTTATGCTATATTAAATGCTGATGATGATCTTGTTTATAACATGAATAAAAATTTAGACTGCCAGATTGCCTACTTTAGTCTTAATGAGGATAATCCACGGATTAAGAAACATTGTGAAAGAGGTGGCATTGCTGCTTTTATTGAAAATGGATACGTAACAATCAGCAAGGGAACCTGGAAAATAAGAATAGAAAAAATAATAAACATACCCTTAACTTTCTCTGGAAAAGCTATGTTTATGTTGGAAAATATACTTCCTGCCGTTCTTGCTGGTTTTGTTCGTGATTTTAAGGTAGAAGACATAAGAGTAGCTTTAAATACTTTTATCCCGGCACCTACTCAAAATCCAGGAAAAATGAATCATTTTCAATTCAGAAATTTCATTGTAATGGTTGATTCCGCTCATAATACAGCTGGATTAGCTGCAATGGGAAAATACCTTGAGCTTATTCCTGAAAATCCTAAAACAGGAGTAATGGGAGTGCCTTTAAACAGAAGAAAGGAAGATATCATTCACATGGGAAGAATTGCTGCCCAAATTTTTGATGAACTAATAATAAAGGAATCCCCAAAAGGAGATAATATAAGTGATCAAGCGGATTGGTTGATCCAGGGTATTCTTATGGAAAAACCAGGAATGACAATAAACAGAATAGCAAATGAAGAACAGGCAATATCCCAGGCGGTAGAAAATGCTCCAGTTGGATCCTTCATTGTAATTTGTAGCGAAAGCCCTCAAGAAACAATAGAAATAATAAAAAAATACAAGGAAGAAGAAGATCAGTTTCTGCTTATGAAGCAGGAGTTTGACCTGCAGTATTAA
- a CDS encoding cyanophycinase: MLIPKGKLISIGGNEDKGANEEPDYIQRNNLNFTNLQILSKFKQELHKENPRVEVITSASKIPYEIGEIYLSAFSKLGCTNVESMHIKSLEDAKNPEFIERIKVADGVLFTGGNQVRLSAFFNDSEFLTILKQRYYHETGFVIAGTSAGAMAMSNIMIYSGSSSEALLKGEVKISNGLNFIDKVIIDTHFVTRGRIGRLAQAVATYPDSIGVGLADDTGVLITDGNKLEAIGSGLVIIVDGFEMMHTNLSEIRDGSPLSIENLIVHVMAKGNHYDLNLRKFYAKKLGPAAAEKKKEF; encoded by the coding sequence ATGCTTATTCCAAAAGGGAAATTAATATCAATAGGTGGAAATGAAGATAAGGGAGCAAATGAGGAACCCGATTACATTCAACGAAACAACCTGAATTTTACCAATTTACAAATTCTAAGTAAATTCAAACAAGAATTACATAAGGAAAATCCACGCGTTGAAGTTATAACCTCTGCATCTAAAATACCTTATGAGATAGGAGAAATCTATTTAAGTGCTTTCTCAAAATTAGGTTGTACAAATGTAGAATCCATGCACATTAAAAGTTTGGAAGATGCCAAGAACCCTGAATTTATTGAAAGGATAAAAGTAGCTGACGGAGTATTGTTTACAGGAGGAAACCAGGTTAGGTTAAGTGCTTTTTTCAATGACTCTGAATTTTTGACTATTTTAAAGCAAAGGTATTATCATGAAACAGGTTTTGTAATTGCAGGAACAAGTGCGGGAGCAATGGCCATGTCAAACATCATGATTTATTCAGGTTCCAGTTCAGAGGCATTATTAAAAGGGGAAGTAAAAATTTCAAATGGACTTAATTTTATAGATAAGGTAATTATAGATACACATTTTGTAACCCGTGGCAGAATTGGCAGATTAGCCCAGGCTGTTGCCACCTATCCTGATAGTATAGGAGTTGGACTTGCCGATGATACAGGGGTTCTTATTACTGATGGAAATAAACTCGAGGCAATAGGTTCAGGACTTGTTATTATTGTTGATGGCTTTGAAATGATGCATACCAATCTTTCTGAAATTAGAGATGGCAGCCCTCTTTCCATAGAAAACCTTATTGTGCATGTTATGGCCAAAGGAAACCATTACGATTTAAATTTACGAAAATTTTATGCTAAAAAATTAGGGCCCGCAGCAGCGGAAAAGAAAAAAGAGTTTTAG
- a CDS encoding isoaspartyl peptidase/L-asparaginase translates to MEKHVIVVHGGAGTITKAKMSPENEQYHISGIEEALKYGDEILKNGGSALDAVEAAVKSLEDNPLFNAGRGSVFTHEGKNELDASIMDGQTLMAGAVSGVTNIKNPVSLARLIMENTSHVLLCGSGALDFARKMNVVFMPDAYFFTQHRFDQYLAVYKTDQVQLDHTEGTTDLPNPYIGTAGAVALDKYGNIASATSTGGMTNKKFGRAGDSPIIGAGTFANNATCAISCTGHGEFFIRSVVAYDVSCLMEYKGMNLEAASNYVIHQKLKSIGGEGGLIAVDARGNIALPFNSEGMYRGYKRNDEDFNIKIYKES, encoded by the coding sequence ATGGAAAAGCATGTAATTGTCGTGCATGGTGGGGCAGGCACTATAACCAAGGCAAAGATGTCTCCTGAGAATGAACAATACCATATCTCTGGAATTGAGGAGGCACTTAAATACGGTGATGAAATACTAAAAAATGGCGGATCGGCTTTGGATGCTGTGGAAGCAGCCGTTAAAAGCCTTGAAGATAACCCTCTTTTTAATGCTGGCCGTGGTTCTGTTTTTACCCATGAAGGAAAAAACGAACTTGATGCTTCCATAATGGACGGCCAAACCCTAATGGCAGGTGCAGTTTCTGGTGTTACCAATATTAAGAATCCCGTTTCACTGGCAAGACTAATAATGGAAAATACTTCCCATGTTTTGTTATGTGGATCCGGTGCTTTGGATTTTGCCAGGAAAATGAATGTTGTTTTTATGCCCGATGCCTATTTTTTCACCCAGCATAGATTTGACCAATACCTGGCCGTTTATAAAACAGACCAAGTGCAGCTGGATCATACGGAAGGAACTACTGATTTACCTAACCCATATATTGGAACAGCTGGTGCTGTTGCGCTTGATAAATATGGAAATATTGCTTCTGCAACTTCTACCGGAGGCATGACCAATAAAAAATTCGGCAGGGCAGGGGATAGCCCAATAATAGGAGCGGGTACTTTTGCCAATAATGCCACCTGCGCTATTTCTTGTACTGGCCACGGTGAATTTTTTATTCGTTCTGTAGTGGCTTATGATGTTTCTTGCCTTATGGAATATAAGGGGATGAACCTTGAAGCAGCCAGTAATTACGTAATTCATCAAAAATTGAAATCAATTGGAGGTGAAGGGGGATTAATAGCAGTTGATGCAAGAGGAAATATTGCGCTCCCCTTTAATTCAGAGGGAATGTATAGGGGTTACAAAAGAAATGATGAAGATTTTAATATTAAGATTTATAAAGAATCATAA